A window from gamma proteobacterium SS-5 encodes these proteins:
- a CDS encoding DUF5610 domain-containing protein — MANSIQSIGLPPQTQAQNSAQAGALKERGAAASRAETGALGAVADDSLELRKPSAQQLLNDQIMQAIGGLNDYLKAEGFETIERLDPADYTPDKVSDRILNFIDLSIKQAEAKGADADELERMREQARAGVEAGYKKAYDMLEGLGMMQGKVKEDVEKTYELLQQGLDRMDRGEPLLAGEAEKANTGLEVNAQAESRSLTLEIQTAEGDKISIDLQRSSSNASLAYQAEDDNGRFSLNMQQRQSEFSFQYRVEGNLNQEEERAIKDLLKDVDKLADDFFAGNTPDLLKTGLKNGFDSDQLGSFNLQMNHSQSRLAASAYQQVDQLEGRPRDRAPGTPPGQLLQQLRDSGERAGLALGERFGNPSDMLKELLVQRLELEPRFDSTFGKDSGDEAPETPQSLTDKMLQTVSE; from the coding sequence ATGGCCAACAGTATCCAATCCATCGGTCTTCCGCCTCAGACCCAGGCGCAGAATTCGGCCCAGGCCGGGGCGCTGAAAGAGCGCGGCGCGGCGGCTTCCCGGGCAGAAACAGGCGCTCTCGGCGCGGTGGCCGATGACAGCCTTGAACTGCGCAAGCCCTCTGCCCAGCAACTGCTCAATGACCAGATCATGCAGGCCATCGGCGGCCTCAACGATTACCTCAAGGCGGAGGGCTTTGAGACCATAGAACGCCTCGATCCGGCCGACTACACCCCGGATAAGGTCTCGGATCGCATCCTCAACTTCATCGATCTGTCTATCAAGCAGGCCGAGGCCAAGGGGGCCGACGCCGACGAGCTGGAGCGTATGCGCGAGCAGGCCCGTGCCGGGGTCGAGGCGGGCTACAAAAAGGCCTATGACATGCTTGAGGGGCTGGGCATGATGCAGGGCAAGGTCAAGGAGGATGTGGAAAAGACCTACGAACTCCTGCAACAGGGCCTGGACCGCATGGACCGGGGCGAGCCCCTGCTGGCGGGCGAGGCGGAAAAGGCCAACACAGGGCTGGAGGTGAATGCCCAGGCCGAGTCCCGCAGCCTCACCCTGGAGATCCAGACCGCCGAGGGCGACAAGATCAGCATCGACCTGCAGCGCAGCAGCAGCAACGCCAGCCTGGCCTATCAGGCGGAGGATGATAACGGGCGCTTCTCCCTCAACATGCAGCAGCGCCAGAGCGAGTTTTCCTTCCAATACCGGGTAGAAGGCAACCTCAACCAGGAAGAGGAGCGGGCGATCAAGGACCTGCTCAAGGACGTGGACAAGCTGGCCGATGATTTCTTTGCCGGCAACACCCCGGACCTGCTCAAGACAGGGCTGAAGAACGGCTTTGACTCAGACCAGCTGGGTAGCTTCAACCTGCAGATGAACCACAGCCAGAGCCGCCTGGCGGCCAGCGCCTATCAACAGGTGGATCAACTGGAAGGCCGCCCCAGGGACAGGGCTCCGGGCACCCCGCCAGGTCAATTGTTACAGCAGCTGCGTGACAGCGGTGAACGGGCCGGTCTGGCCCTGGGCGAGCGTTTTGGCAACCCCAGCGATATGCTGAAGGAGCTACTGGTGCAGCGCCTGGAGTTGGAACCTCGCTTCGACTCGACCTTCGGCAAGGATAGCGGCGATGAAGCGCCGGAAACCCCACAAAGTCTGACCGACAAGATGCTGCAGACGGTGAGTGAATAG
- a CDS encoding MFS transporter codes for MSWQQTLRAFLHPRVLTMLFFGFSAGIPILLIFSSLGLWLREAGVDRASVTFFSWAALGYSFKFVWAPLIDRLPVPGLTRRLGRRRAWILLAQLGIIGAILWMASTDPLDPGQLTRMALAAVLLGFSSATQDIVIDAYRIESAGSELQALMSSAYIAGYRIGMLVAGAGALFLASWFGSELGSYSYQAWAWTYSLMAATLLVGLATTLIIDEPEVNRSLETQRDTRDYLGFVALFAIALAGFILGFVYSADVAASAKAALASALGNRHLAEFLVELLRLGLALLLAVLLARLCILAGLVKRQMVQETYIEPIRDFFARYGLGLAWLLLALVGLYRISDIVLGVISNVFFQDLGFTKTEIASVVKTFGLFMTLFGGFLGGFLAMRFGVMRILFLGALLTVLTNLLYLLLASAGNDLFILYFVISADNLTAGLASAAFIAFLSSLTNVSFTAVQYAIFSSLMTLLPKIIGGYSGTMVDSLGYSNFFIIASLMGVPVLLLVKLAQKRFNLAQEDRA; via the coding sequence ATGAGCTGGCAGCAAACCCTGCGCGCCTTTTTGCACCCTCGGGTGCTGACCATGCTGTTTTTTGGCTTTTCCGCCGGCATTCCCATCTTGCTCATCTTTTCCTCCCTGGGGCTGTGGCTGCGGGAAGCGGGGGTGGATCGCGCCTCGGTGACCTTTTTCAGCTGGGCGGCCCTGGGCTATTCCTTCAAGTTTGTCTGGGCACCCCTGATCGACCGGCTGCCGGTGCCGGGGCTGACGCGCCGCCTGGGGCGGCGGCGGGCCTGGATACTGCTGGCCCAGCTGGGCATCATCGGCGCCATACTCTGGATGGCCAGCACCGACCCCCTGGACCCCGGCCAGCTCACCCGCATGGCCCTGGCGGCGGTGCTGCTGGGCTTTTCCTCCGCCACCCAGGACATTGTCATCGATGCCTACCGCATTGAGTCGGCGGGCAGCGAGCTACAGGCGCTGATGTCCTCGGCCTATATCGCCGGTTACCGCATCGGCATGTTGGTGGCCGGCGCGGGCGCCCTGTTTCTGGCCAGCTGGTTTGGCTCGGAGCTGGGCAGCTACAGCTATCAGGCCTGGGCCTGGACCTATAGCCTGATGGCCGCCACCCTGCTGGTGGGCCTGGCCACCACCCTGATCATCGACGAGCCCGAGGTCAACCGCAGCCTTGAGACGCAGCGGGATACCCGGGATTACCTGGGTTTTGTCGCCCTGTTCGCCATCGCCCTGGCCGGTTTTATCCTGGGCTTTGTCTATTCCGCCGATGTGGCCGCTAGCGCCAAGGCCGCCCTGGCCTCGGCCCTGGGCAATCGGCATCTGGCGGAGTTTCTGGTGGAGCTGCTGCGCCTGGGCCTTGCCCTGCTGCTGGCGGTGCTGCTGGCGCGGCTGTGCATCCTGGCCGGTCTGGTCAAGCGGCAGATGGTGCAGGAGACCTACATCGAGCCGATCCGGGATTTCTTTGCCCGCTACGGCCTGGGCCTGGCCTGGCTGCTGTTGGCCCTGGTGGGGCTGTACCGCATCTCGGACATAGTCCTGGGGGTGATCTCCAACGTGTTTTTTCAGGATTTGGGCTTCACCAAGACCGAGATCGCCAGCGTGGTGAAGACCTTCGGCCTGTTCATGACCCTGTTCGGCGGTTTTCTGGGGGGCTTTCTGGCCATGCGCTTTGGGGTGATGCGCATACTCTTTCTCGGCGCCCTGCTCACCGTGCTCACCAACCTGCTCTATCTGCTCCTGGCCAGTGCCGGTAATGATCTGTTTATCTTGTATTTTGTCATCTCGGCCGACAATCTCACCGCAGGCCTGGCCAGCGCCGCTTTCATCGCCTTCCTGTCCAGTCTGACCAATGTCTCCTTCACCGCCGTGCAGTACGCCATCTTCAGCTCCCTGATGACCCTGCTGCCGAAGATCATCGGCGGCTATTCGGGCACTATGGTAGATAGCCTCGGTTATAGCAATTTCTTCATTATCGCCTCGCTTATGGGGGTGCCCGTTCTACTGCTGGTGAAGCTGGCGCAGAAGCGCTTTAATCTTGCCCAGGAAGACAGGGCCTGA
- a CDS encoding Nif3-like dinuclear metal center hexameric protein translates to MPNLYEIERYCNTLLQVQAFSDYCPNGLQVDAGAVEIKRLATAVSASQAVIEQALRWQAELLLVHHGYFWKNEAQPLVGIKGRRVRQLMQGGLSLLAYHLPLDAHVGLGNNAELGRRLGLEGRPLEEHGLLWIADLETPLGVGKFTQRLDLALGRTPLRFTAKGEIQRVAWCTGAAQGYIEQAAAAGAQAYISGEVSEPTYHLAAELGLHYFAAGHHATERYGVQALGHHLAEEFGLEMTFLDQNNPA, encoded by the coding sequence ATGCCAAACCTATACGAGATCGAGCGTTATTGTAACACCCTGTTGCAGGTGCAGGCCTTCAGCGACTACTGCCCCAATGGCCTGCAGGTAGATGCCGGAGCGGTGGAAATCAAGCGGCTGGCCACGGCGGTGAGCGCCTCGCAGGCGGTGATCGAACAGGCCCTGCGCTGGCAGGCGGAATTGTTGCTGGTGCATCACGGCTATTTCTGGAAGAACGAGGCGCAGCCCCTGGTGGGGATCAAAGGGCGGCGGGTTCGGCAGCTGATGCAGGGCGGCCTGAGCCTGCTGGCCTATCATCTGCCGCTGGATGCCCATGTCGGGCTGGGCAACAATGCCGAACTGGGCCGACGGCTGGGGCTGGAGGGCCGGCCCCTGGAAGAGCATGGCCTACTCTGGATCGCCGATCTGGAGACACCCTTGGGGGTGGGCAAGTTCACCCAGCGATTGGACCTGGCACTGGGCCGCACCCCGCTGCGCTTTACCGCCAAGGGGGAGATCCAACGCGTGGCCTGGTGCACCGGCGCGGCCCAGGGCTACATCGAACAAGCCGCCGCGGCCGGGGCCCAGGCCTACATCAGTGGCGAGGTCTCCGAACCCACCTACCACCTGGCCGCTGAGCTGGGCCTACACTACTTCGCCGCCGGTCACCACGCCACCGAACGCTACGGCGTACAGGCCCTGGGCCACCACCTGGCAGAGGAGTTCGGCCTGGAGATGACCTTCCTCGATCAAAACAACCCGGCGTGA
- a CDS encoding trypsin-like peptidase domain-containing protein, which translates to MKFTLGPRFVLKSSLAGLALTLIVLLLHSQLLAQPSAPARAPASAPLSYADAVERALPSVVNIYIAKVRVQPGLSLFNDPLFQHFFGDQLRIEPRQRLETSLGSGVVVRDGYILTNHHVIEGANRIQVATASGRTLDAEVIGTDPDTDLALLRAERKDLPAIGIADINRIRIGDVVLAIGNPFGVGQTVTQGIISATGRNKLGINTYENFIQTDAAINPGNSGGALIDAQGRLVGINTVIFSKSGGSQGIGFAIPADLAMGVMEQIIQYGRVRRGWLGLSGQEMTAELAETFDLKNIKGVLVTAVMRNGPADQAGLAPGDIITQFNAKEVRDTLLLTQLIADTQPGTQVSIQGWRGKHRFRFKAKMQERPKQRQRLN; encoded by the coding sequence ATGAAATTCACTCTTGGCCCGCGCTTTGTGCTCAAATCCAGCCTCGCCGGGCTGGCCCTGACCCTGATCGTCCTGCTGCTGCACAGCCAATTGCTGGCCCAGCCTTCCGCCCCCGCAAGGGCACCTGCCTCAGCCCCCCTGTCCTATGCCGACGCCGTGGAGCGGGCACTGCCCTCGGTGGTCAACATCTACATCGCCAAGGTGCGGGTGCAGCCTGGGCTGTCCCTGTTCAATGACCCTCTGTTCCAGCACTTCTTCGGCGATCAGTTGCGCATCGAACCGCGCCAACGGCTGGAGACCAGCCTGGGCTCTGGGGTGGTGGTGCGCGATGGCTATATTCTCACCAATCACCATGTGATCGAAGGGGCCAACCGTATTCAGGTCGCCACCGCCAGCGGCCGTACCCTGGACGCCGAGGTCATAGGCACCGACCCGGACACCGATCTGGCGCTGCTGCGCGCCGAGCGCAAGGACTTGCCTGCCATTGGCATTGCTGATATCAACCGCATCCGCATCGGTGACGTGGTGCTGGCCATAGGCAATCCCTTTGGCGTCGGCCAGACCGTGACCCAGGGCATCATCAGCGCTACCGGGCGCAACAAGCTGGGCATCAACACCTATGAGAACTTCATCCAGACCGATGCCGCTATCAATCCGGGCAACTCCGGTGGTGCCCTGATCGATGCCCAGGGCCGCCTGGTCGGCATCAATACGGTGATCTTCTCTAAATCCGGCGGCTCCCAGGGTATAGGTTTCGCCATACCGGCCGATCTGGCCATGGGCGTGATGGAGCAGATCATCCAGTACGGCCGAGTGCGCCGGGGCTGGCTGGGGCTGTCCGGCCAGGAGATGACGGCGGAGCTGGCCGAGACCTTTGATCTGAAAAACATCAAGGGCGTGCTGGTCACCGCCGTGATGCGCAATGGTCCGGCGGACCAGGCCGGTCTGGCACCGGGGGATATCATCACCCAGTTCAACGCCAAGGAGGTGCGCGATACCCTGCTGCTGACCCAGCTGATCGCCGATACCCAGCCCGGCACCCAGGTCAGCATCCAGGGCTGGCGTGGCAAACACCGCTTTCGTTTCAAGGCAAAGATGCAGGAGCGGCCCAAGCAGCGGCAGCGGTTGAATTGA